From one Paenibacillus terrae HPL-003 genomic stretch:
- a CDS encoding ArnT family glycosyltransferase: MSFRKWSANRWMVIGLFVFILALELSAGIYFSYVLGYMHTDALSRVANAFYVLYSRDPHLGAIGFIWNPLPSLLEMVILLLYPLFPALASYGLAAVILSATFAALTAVLLYRAGVRTGLSSGMSLMLALFYALNPFILLFGANGLSDSLYIYFIMMTVIEFALWLKDRMTASLIVSGLALAMAFWTRYEAVPLGVAMAGGVVVAILFLHRNMGRRELPFREKLHKVEATWLLLLLPVVFSGLLWIFFNYLIMGNAFYFLNSEYSNTAQSAELLNDDKFVEIFNHPLVALKFIASKTLWYSVPLFAILFIRLLSGRLLRWGTLIILLLFLSVPGLQFLLMMKQSSYGWFRYFMYVFPITVAWLPYELSQLQGRARRAAFGLVSVSLVLTAGLLSYALTRPDIAPDENSFLTRTGNVNYVRQESDRKIAVWLDEHLPKSTIMTDSASAYTMIVYSQYPKRFLITSDYSFNRALSYPQESHVDYILVPQIKSGMPLSKINMVYPNLYEKGAPWVQLEREFNGEWRLYKVLPKSQSDSPSTAVTIAP; the protein is encoded by the coding sequence ATGTCCTTTCGCAAATGGTCTGCAAACAGATGGATGGTTATAGGTCTGTTTGTGTTTATACTTGCGCTGGAGCTGTCCGCAGGCATTTATTTCAGTTATGTTCTGGGATACATGCATACGGACGCGCTCAGTCGCGTAGCCAATGCATTTTATGTGCTGTATAGCCGTGATCCGCATTTGGGTGCCATCGGATTCATCTGGAATCCGTTGCCCAGTCTTTTGGAAATGGTGATATTACTGCTGTACCCGCTATTTCCGGCATTAGCATCCTATGGATTGGCGGCTGTCATCCTGAGTGCTACCTTTGCCGCTTTGACAGCTGTGCTGCTGTATCGGGCGGGTGTCAGAACAGGACTTAGCTCGGGAATGAGCTTGATGCTGGCACTGTTCTATGCGCTGAATCCGTTTATTTTATTGTTCGGTGCCAACGGGCTGAGCGATTCGCTATACATATATTTTATTATGATGACGGTGATTGAATTTGCGCTGTGGCTCAAGGACCGCATGACAGCGAGTCTGATCGTATCTGGATTAGCGCTTGCCATGGCGTTCTGGACTCGATATGAAGCAGTCCCCCTCGGGGTGGCGATGGCGGGCGGCGTGGTCGTGGCCATTCTGTTTCTTCACCGGAACATGGGCAGACGTGAGCTGCCTTTTCGGGAAAAGCTACATAAGGTCGAGGCGACTTGGTTGCTTCTCCTGCTGCCTGTTGTCTTTTCCGGTCTGCTGTGGATTTTCTTTAACTATCTCATTATGGGGAATGCCTTTTATTTTCTCAATTCGGAGTATTCCAACACGGCGCAATCGGCAGAATTGCTAAATGATGATAAATTCGTGGAAATCTTTAATCATCCGTTGGTTGCCCTGAAATTTATCGCTTCCAAAACCCTCTGGTATTCCGTACCGTTGTTCGCTATTCTGTTCATCCGGCTGTTAAGCGGGCGGTTGTTGCGGTGGGGAACGCTGATTATTTTACTGTTGTTCCTGTCTGTGCCGGGTTTACAATTTTTACTGATGATGAAGCAATCTTCATATGGATGGTTCCGCTATTTTATGTACGTGTTTCCGATTACCGTCGCCTGGCTGCCGTATGAGCTGAGTCAGCTCCAGGGTAGAGCGCGGCGGGCGGCCTTTGGTCTGGTGTCCGTCAGTCTGGTGCTTACGGCCGGATTACTCTCCTATGCACTGACTCGCCCGGATATCGCGCCGGATGAGAACAGTTTCCTCACACGAACAGGTAATGTGAACTATGTGAGACAGGAATCGGACCGGAAAATTGCAGTCTGGCTGGATGAGCATTTGCCAAAGTCAACCATTATGACCGATTCGGCCTCAGCCTACACCATGATCGTGTACAGCCAGTACCCGAAGCGCTTCTTGATCACAAGTGATTATTCGTTTAATAGGGCATTAAGCTATCCGCAGGAAAGTCATGTGGATTATATCCTTGTACCTCAGATCAAGTCGGGCATGCCACTGAGTAAAATCAACATGGTGTATCCGAATTTGTATGAAAAAGGAGCCCCCTGGGTTCAGCTCGAACGCGAGTTTAACGGGGAATGGCGCCTGTACAAAGTGCTACCCAAGTCACAATCCGATTCTCCATCTACGGCTGTGACGATAGCTCCTTGA
- the ftsE gene encoding cell division ATP-binding protein FtsE, which yields MIEMQDVWKTYTNGTHALQGVSVKIDRNEFVYVVGPSGAGKSTFMKLIYREEVPTKGQISVNGFNIGKLKQRKIPYVRRNIGVIFQDFRLLPRLTAYENVAFAMEVIEAPKKLIRKRVPEVLELVGLKTKMNREPAQLSGGEQQRVAIARAIVNNPSVIIADEPTGNLDPETSWEIMQLLDEINFRGTTIVMATHNKDIVNSMRKRVIAIENGNIVRDQVRGEYGYDF from the coding sequence GTGATTGAAATGCAGGATGTGTGGAAGACCTATACTAATGGAACCCACGCACTTCAGGGAGTATCGGTCAAAATTGACCGTAATGAATTCGTATACGTAGTCGGCCCGTCCGGGGCGGGTAAATCGACTTTTATGAAGCTTATTTATAGAGAAGAAGTACCGACCAAGGGGCAAATTTCAGTTAATGGATTTAATATCGGGAAGCTCAAGCAGCGTAAAATTCCCTACGTTCGTCGCAACATCGGAGTCATTTTTCAGGATTTCCGGCTTTTGCCGCGTTTGACGGCCTATGAGAATGTTGCTTTTGCGATGGAAGTCATTGAGGCTCCTAAGAAGCTGATTCGCAAGCGGGTACCGGAAGTGCTCGAACTGGTTGGCTTGAAAACGAAAATGAATCGCGAGCCTGCCCAGCTTTCCGGTGGGGAGCAGCAACGCGTAGCTATCGCACGGGCTATCGTCAACAATCCGTCCGTGATCATTGCCGATGAACCCACAGGTAATTTGGACCCCGAAACATCGTGGGAGATCATGCAGTTGCTGGACGAAATTAATTTTCGCGGCACGACTATTGTTATGGCGACACACAATAAAGACATCGTAAACTCTATGCGTAAACGCGTCATTGCCATCGAAAATGGCAACATCGTAAGAGACCAGGTGAGAGGGGAGTACGGATATGACTTTTAA
- a CDS encoding GtrA family protein — MIRRSYLKYPIIKYGIVGLLGTGIHVGVLVLLVELFRVPAVMATTIGFVVTLLVSYVLNRNWTFEPTGEGSRTQFLKYLLVCTCGLLLNAGLMYATIHWIGWSYLIGEVLTTIIVPVHNYIWNRYWIFSVPQKRQKETS, encoded by the coding sequence ATGATCAGACGTTCGTATCTAAAGTATCCAATCATTAAATATGGCATTGTGGGGCTGCTGGGAACAGGTATCCATGTGGGTGTACTTGTACTGCTGGTGGAACTGTTCAGGGTGCCTGCGGTAATGGCTACTACGATCGGATTCGTAGTCACACTGCTTGTATCGTATGTGCTGAACCGGAACTGGACATTCGAGCCTACCGGGGAGGGGAGTCGTACCCAGTTTCTTAAATATTTGTTGGTCTGCACCTGTGGCCTGCTCTTGAATGCAGGTCTGATGTACGCAACCATTCACTGGATCGGCTGGTCGTATCTGATCGGTGAGGTACTGACCACCATCATCGTGCCTGTTCATAATTATATCTGGAATCGCTATTGGATCTTCTCCGTTCCACAAAAGCGTCAGAAAGAGACTTCATGA
- a CDS encoding glycosyltransferase family 2 protein: METKTPFLSVVIPMYNESSHLERSLKVIDGVLSVVTSRYELIVIDDGSRDDTWVKLSELSRRMPSLLALRLSRNFGKELALCAGLENASGDAIIVMDGDLQHPPEMIGEMVRLWQDEGYDLVECVKEFRGEESMGKKLGASLFYATLNRLTGFNLKDASDYKLLDRRVVDAWMAMPERIPFFRGMTAWLGFRKTQISFRVAPREEGPSRWSPLGLIRLAAEAIVSFSTVPLRVVSLMGLIFMLISVILGIQTLAHKLSGTAVTGFTTVILLLLIIGSVLMLSIGVVGEYIAAIYHEVKARPRYLIADKRANADRLWVDREFNQHDQTFVSKVSNH; encoded by the coding sequence ATGGAGACAAAAACACCCTTTTTATCTGTTGTCATTCCCATGTATAATGAAAGCTCACATCTGGAGCGTTCACTCAAGGTGATTGATGGTGTGCTGTCTGTGGTCACTTCACGCTATGAGCTGATTGTCATAGATGACGGTTCCAGAGATGATACGTGGGTCAAGCTATCCGAATTGTCTCGCCGTATGCCTTCTCTGCTCGCACTTCGGCTTAGCCGGAACTTCGGTAAGGAGCTGGCGCTGTGCGCAGGTCTGGAAAACGCCTCCGGCGATGCTATCATCGTCATGGACGGCGATTTGCAGCATCCTCCTGAGATGATTGGAGAAATGGTGCGTTTATGGCAGGATGAGGGCTACGATCTGGTCGAATGTGTGAAGGAATTCCGGGGAGAAGAGTCGATGGGCAAAAAGCTCGGGGCTTCATTGTTCTATGCGACCTTGAACCGTTTGACAGGCTTTAACCTCAAAGATGCCTCGGATTATAAGCTGCTGGATCGCCGGGTGGTGGATGCCTGGATGGCGATGCCTGAGCGGATTCCGTTTTTTCGCGGGATGACGGCCTGGCTTGGTTTCCGTAAAACCCAGATTTCGTTCCGGGTGGCTCCACGGGAGGAGGGCCCCAGTCGCTGGAGTCCGTTGGGGCTGATTCGGCTTGCAGCGGAAGCAATAGTTTCGTTTTCAACCGTGCCGTTGCGGGTAGTAAGTTTAATGGGACTCATTTTTATGCTGATTTCAGTTATATTGGGAATTCAAACCTTGGCGCACAAATTATCGGGTACCGCTGTGACTGGTTTTACAACTGTTATTTTGCTGCTCTTGATTATCGGCAGTGTATTGATGCTGTCCATCGGAGTGGTAGGAGAATATATCGCCGCCATATATCACGAAGTCAAAGCCAGACCTCGTTATCTGATTGCAGACAAACGGGCGAACGCTGACCGATTGTGGGTGGATAGGGAGTTTAATCAACATGATCAGACGTTCGTATCTAAAGTATCCAATCATTAA
- the ftsX gene encoding permease-like cell division protein FtsX, with product MTFNTFLRHVREGFKNIFRNGWMSVASVTSIVVSLLILGVFIMLVLNVNSLADQADSQVEVNVFLELNVEQGMRETLQKEIAAMPEISKTTFITKAQGLEELRKDLGDSGKELLEGFDKDSNPLPDKIVVEVIEPTTVPFVAEKIEKLNSMHPEKPILKVRYGKGTVETLFTITKLIRNVGFVFVAGLGLMSMFLISNTIRVTILARRKEIGIMKLVGATNFFIRWPFFIEGALIGLIGSVITVGILFSGYQRLLTAVQGDIALNMLKLMPLQGVWIQLSALLIILGMLVGIVGSTLSMRKFLKV from the coding sequence ATGACTTTTAATACCTTCTTGCGTCATGTGCGGGAAGGTTTCAAAAACATATTCCGCAATGGCTGGATGTCCGTGGCATCCGTCACCTCGATTGTTGTGTCACTGCTTATACTGGGCGTGTTTATTATGCTGGTGCTCAACGTCAACTCCTTGGCTGACCAGGCGGATAGCCAGGTGGAAGTTAACGTATTTTTGGAGCTGAATGTGGAGCAAGGCATGCGTGAAACGCTGCAAAAGGAAATTGCGGCGATGCCGGAAATTAGCAAAACCACCTTTATCACCAAAGCTCAAGGCTTGGAGGAGCTGCGAAAAGATTTGGGAGACAGCGGCAAGGAGCTGCTGGAGGGTTTTGATAAGGACAGCAATCCGCTTCCAGACAAAATCGTTGTTGAGGTCATTGAACCGACGACAGTCCCATTTGTAGCTGAGAAGATTGAGAAGCTGAACTCGATGCATCCGGAGAAGCCGATTTTAAAGGTCCGTTACGGAAAAGGTACTGTGGAGACGCTCTTTACTATTACCAAGCTCATCCGTAATGTAGGCTTTGTATTCGTAGCTGGACTGGGACTGATGTCCATGTTCCTGATTTCGAATACGATCCGCGTGACCATTTTGGCCCGACGCAAAGAGATTGGCATTATGAAACTGGTTGGTGCGACCAACTTTTTTATACGATGGCCGTTTTTTATTGAAGGTGCGCTTATTGGCCTGATTGGTTCCGTGATAACCGTTGGTATTTTGTTTTCTGGTTATCAGCGTTTGCTTACAGCCGTTCAAGGCGATATTGCGCTGAACATGTTGAAGCTTATGCCGCTTCAGGGCGTTTGGATTCAATTGAGTGCCTTGCTGATCATTTTGGGGATGCTCGTCGGGATTGTAGGCAGTACCCTATCCATGCGCAAGTTCTTGAAAGTATAA
- a CDS encoding S-layer homology domain-containing protein — protein MGNKLRNTVTGVLSTGLILSAFSVAAAAPQNTSGHWAGDQVQRWSATGQLDGAVKPDAAITRAEFIVLLNRSLGTFTQDTPAVTDVTYADSVQVNGNGNRTFTDVPASHWAYNELTNAVNAGYISGYADNKLKPNGKVTRQEAAAIVGKAIGLTAGNAADVTKFIDSDKIGSWAKKSVAAAAEQKIINGYPDGKFQPLKSLTRAEAIAILDAASGYNMSAIDNLTSTPGGTVTDSTYSNVTDSTYGNTSTTPGSETEDSSTSTDSTDTTTDSSTTTDTSTTDTTTDTNTDAVAASDTLKVNEVYDGEGTITGTAKAGSTVTVYSNDLSIGSAVAKGDGTFSINVLTQKATVRLVVKAVDADGSESAPVEISVSGKRSE, from the coding sequence ATGGGAAATAAGCTCAGAAACACAGTTACTGGTGTATTGAGTACAGGTCTTATTCTTAGCGCATTCAGCGTAGCAGCAGCGGCTCCGCAGAACACAAGCGGTCATTGGGCAGGAGACCAAGTACAACGTTGGTCAGCTACAGGACAATTAGACGGTGCGGTGAAACCGGATGCGGCCATCACACGTGCAGAATTTATCGTTCTCCTGAACCGCAGTCTCGGTACGTTCACACAGGATACTCCAGCCGTGACGGACGTAACGTATGCGGACAGTGTTCAGGTAAACGGTAATGGAAACAGAACGTTCACAGATGTGCCAGCTTCGCACTGGGCATATAATGAACTGACAAACGCCGTAAATGCAGGCTACATAAGCGGCTATGCAGATAACAAGCTCAAACCGAATGGAAAAGTAACGCGTCAGGAAGCTGCCGCTATTGTGGGCAAAGCCATTGGACTGACAGCAGGCAACGCGGCAGATGTCACCAAGTTCATAGACTCCGACAAAATCGGATCATGGGCGAAGAAAAGTGTAGCCGCTGCTGCGGAGCAAAAAATCATCAACGGTTATCCTGATGGTAAATTCCAGCCATTGAAGTCGCTGACACGTGCAGAAGCGATTGCTATTCTGGACGCAGCCTCCGGTTACAACATGAGCGCGATTGATAATCTCACATCGACTCCTGGCGGAACGGTAACAGATTCCACATACAGTAACGTTACGGATTCGACGTATGGTAACACGTCTACTACTCCTGGAAGCGAAACAGAAGATAGTAGCACCAGCACAGACAGCACGGATACGACTACGGACAGCTCCACAACGACAGACACAAGCACCACCGATACAACTACAGATACAAACACTGATGCGGTAGCTGCCAGTGACACACTTAAAGTAAACGAAGTGTATGACGGCGAAGGTACGATTACAGGGACAGCTAAAGCAGGTTCCACGGTAACCGTCTATTCCAACGATCTATCAATCGGTAGTGCAGTAGCCAAGGGCGATGGTACGTTCAGCATTAACGTGCTTACTCAAAAAGCCACTGTTAGGCTGGTTGTCAAAGCAGTGGATGCAGACGGAAGCGAAAGTGCGCCTGTAGAAATTTCTGTTTCAGGCAAACGCAGCGAGTAA
- a CDS encoding alpha/beta hydrolase: MALIQCQFYSEVLGLSTSMHVILPQETRSQIGLEGKQGTGPHPTLYLLHGLSDDDSIWLRRTSIERYVASLGIAVVMPQIHRSFYTNMEQGGAYGTFISEELPALARSFFPLSAKREDNFVAGLSMGGYGAFKLALQHPERFAAAASLSGVMDIHAARIDPTHKAMSSAEWSHIFGPDEIRGTDHDLLELLQRHTTLGTSLPLLYQCCGTEDFLYEGNQTFRKACDTAGIPLTYEEGPGTHEWGYWDAKIQDVLAWLPLKGR, encoded by the coding sequence ATGGCTCTTATTCAATGCCAGTTTTATTCAGAAGTGCTTGGCTTGAGCACATCCATGCATGTTATTCTCCCTCAGGAAACCCGTTCGCAGATAGGACTGGAGGGTAAGCAAGGAACCGGACCACACCCAACACTATATTTGCTGCACGGCCTGTCGGACGATGACTCGATCTGGTTACGCAGAACCTCCATTGAACGCTACGTTGCTTCACTGGGGATTGCTGTTGTGATGCCACAGATTCACCGGAGTTTTTATACCAATATGGAGCAGGGAGGGGCTTACGGGACCTTTATCAGTGAAGAGTTGCCAGCTTTGGCACGTTCCTTCTTTCCCTTATCCGCCAAGCGAGAAGACAATTTTGTGGCGGGTCTTTCCATGGGCGGGTATGGTGCCTTCAAACTGGCACTCCAACATCCAGAGCGCTTTGCGGCCGCTGCCAGTCTCTCGGGGGTGATGGATATACACGCGGCACGCATCGACCCTACACATAAAGCGATGAGTTCGGCGGAATGGAGTCACATTTTTGGTCCAGATGAAATACGCGGAACAGATCACGACTTGCTGGAGCTGCTACAACGTCATACTACCTTGGGAACTTCACTCCCCCTGCTCTACCAATGCTGTGGTACGGAGGATTTTCTGTATGAGGGAAACCAGACCTTTCGTAAAGCGTGCGATACTGCCGGGATTCCACTGACCTACGAAGAGGGTCCAGGGACTCATGAATGGGGATACTGGGACGCAAAAATCCAGGATGTACTCGCTTGGCTACCGCTCAAGGGGCGGTAA
- a CDS encoding murein hydrolase activator EnvC family protein produces the protein MKKTGSVLAATLVAALLIQPSDGYAKSMHEINSQLNQLEKQAQSAKQQQEKAAQDKQYAQHYKNKTVQNLKIVLDQINSVSDQLTRVAVQIDQTEDNLRATKKDLSEAIDRIQAREKMLETRVRLMYTDGTVSYMDVLMSSTSFSDFLSRVDSLKTIVEQDQILLDEHKKDKALVVSKKKQLDTEYKNAKKLYALKQGAKAELDSKEKEKQRLIANYDHDIAESDEISEEQNDMLVALANKRSGLVQEKNKLRAEQAAKAARARAAARAAEAKRYASSSSGAGSNSSHAAASTYTGGSGTLALPVSHYRLSSTFGMRVHPITGKLKGHTGIDMAAPQGTDIHAAEDGVVIVAEWWSGYGNTVVIDHGDGLWTLYGHIRNGGTVVHTGQTVKRGQKIAEVGSTGNSTGPHCHFEVRENNKPVNPMNYL, from the coding sequence TTGAAAAAAACAGGATCTGTGTTGGCCGCTACTCTGGTAGCCGCATTGCTAATCCAGCCTTCTGACGGATATGCCAAAAGCATGCATGAAATCAATTCGCAACTGAATCAATTGGAAAAGCAGGCCCAATCTGCCAAACAACAGCAGGAAAAGGCGGCTCAAGATAAACAGTATGCCCAACATTACAAAAATAAAACCGTGCAAAACCTGAAAATTGTACTCGACCAGATTAACAGCGTCAGCGACCAGTTGACTCGTGTAGCAGTTCAGATTGATCAAACCGAAGATAATCTGCGTGCAACCAAAAAAGATTTATCTGAAGCCATTGATCGCATTCAGGCACGGGAAAAGATGCTGGAAACCCGTGTACGCTTGATGTATACGGACGGAACTGTTTCGTATATGGACGTGCTTATGTCTTCGACCAGCTTTAGCGATTTTCTCAGCCGGGTGGATTCCCTGAAAACGATCGTGGAGCAGGACCAAATCCTGTTGGACGAGCATAAAAAGGACAAGGCTCTGGTAGTCAGCAAGAAGAAGCAGCTGGACACGGAATATAAAAATGCCAAGAAGCTGTATGCCCTCAAACAGGGTGCCAAAGCTGAGCTAGATTCGAAGGAGAAGGAAAAGCAGCGTCTGATTGCCAATTACGATCATGATATTGCTGAGTCAGATGAAATCAGTGAAGAGCAAAATGATATGCTCGTAGCCTTGGCGAATAAACGTTCGGGTCTGGTGCAGGAGAAAAACAAGCTCAGAGCGGAGCAGGCTGCTAAAGCAGCACGCGCTAGAGCGGCTGCACGTGCTGCTGAAGCCAAGCGATATGCTTCTTCATCCTCAGGCGCAGGCTCAAATTCCAGCCATGCGGCAGCCAGTACGTATACGGGCGGATCGGGCACATTAGCTTTGCCTGTATCCCATTACCGACTCTCATCTACCTTTGGCATGCGGGTACATCCGATTACCGGCAAGCTTAAAGGCCATACAGGCATTGATATGGCGGCTCCGCAGGGAACCGATATTCATGCAGCAGAAGACGGTGTTGTCATTGTTGCAGAATGGTGGAGTGGGTATGGAAACACGGTTGTGATTGACCACGGAGACGGGCTATGGACCCTGTATGGACATATTCGCAATGGCGGTACGGTGGTTCATACGGGACAGACGGTGAAACGCGGTCAAAAAATTGCGGAAGTTGGTTCGACGGGCAATTCAACAGGACCTCACTGTCATTTTGAGGTGCGCGAGAATAACAAACCCGTAAATCCGATGAACTATCTATAG
- a CDS encoding VanW family protein yields the protein MKKIHLSFIWIWTVILALAMLWGGLHLYADRQTLPKGVTVGGINVGNMDKTAALQLLDTKLNALKQRPLILTDSDSSAQDIKLTLGEAGIHYEAKAFRDAVNALVSEHLWTRAQTRFSFGKEWTITPSRQEGALQVRFGASWEEQRYGKPVNAVRQIDGDDQIRYIPGRSARRLDWPKLGVALDKALPKDLTASGEPVRVELPFRQLEPDITVDGLRSEGIERKIVQFSTSLSSSSEGRVYNVNSAASTVDGLILKPGEIFDYGQIIAKAERTYGFREAPVIVNGQLEPGIGGGICQVSSTVYNAALRVGLDIVERRNHSLPVSYLPKGQDATFATGSINFRFKNNTGKYLLLRAAVQNRTLTVKFFGTFPSNVSYELESRTVRVLPIPEKTIRNDSLSPGFYQVLRQGKAGYVVETYRMKLVDGKTVERTRISRDTYRAQQRIVAVHSGSTSPEPQTREPQEPIVEDGISE from the coding sequence ATGAAAAAAATTCATTTATCCTTCATCTGGATATGGACTGTAATTCTGGCGCTGGCCATGTTGTGGGGAGGACTGCATTTGTACGCCGACAGGCAAACGCTGCCGAAGGGCGTAACCGTCGGAGGAATCAATGTGGGAAATATGGATAAAACAGCCGCGCTCCAACTGCTGGATACAAAGCTGAATGCATTGAAGCAACGCCCCCTGATCCTGACGGACAGCGACAGCAGCGCGCAGGATATCAAGCTTACGCTTGGGGAAGCGGGTATCCACTATGAAGCGAAGGCATTCCGTGATGCCGTGAACGCGCTCGTCTCGGAGCATCTTTGGACTCGTGCGCAGACGCGGTTTTCCTTTGGAAAAGAATGGACCATTACACCTTCCCGGCAGGAGGGAGCCTTGCAGGTCAGGTTCGGAGCCAGTTGGGAGGAACAGCGTTACGGCAAGCCTGTCAATGCCGTGCGCCAGATCGACGGGGACGATCAGATTCGCTATATTCCGGGCCGCTCTGCCAGGCGCCTGGATTGGCCCAAACTGGGCGTAGCGCTAGATAAGGCTCTGCCCAAGGATCTTACTGCTTCTGGGGAGCCGGTGCGGGTGGAGTTGCCGTTTCGTCAACTCGAGCCGGACATTACGGTGGACGGTCTGCGGAGTGAAGGGATTGAGCGCAAAATTGTCCAGTTTTCCACCAGCCTCAGCAGCAGCTCGGAAGGACGTGTGTACAACGTCAATTCGGCGGCAAGCACTGTTGACGGTTTGATTCTCAAGCCGGGCGAGATATTCGATTATGGTCAGATCATTGCCAAGGCTGAGCGCACATATGGCTTTCGTGAAGCCCCGGTGATCGTAAACGGGCAACTGGAACCGGGCATTGGCGGCGGGATTTGTCAGGTATCCAGCACCGTTTATAATGCGGCGCTGCGAGTCGGCCTGGACATTGTTGAGCGCCGCAACCATTCCTTGCCGGTCAGCTACCTACCCAAAGGTCAGGATGCAACTTTTGCTACAGGATCTATCAATTTCCGCTTCAAAAACAATACAGGCAAGTATTTGCTCCTTCGTGCCGCTGTCCAAAACCGGACGCTTACCGTCAAATTTTTCGGCACATTCCCGTCCAATGTGTCCTATGAGTTGGAATCACGTACGGTTCGTGTATTACCCATCCCAGAGAAAACAATCCGTAATGACTCCCTTTCCCCCGGCTTCTATCAGGTGCTTCGGCAGGGCAAGGCAGGATATGTCGTGGAAACGTACCGAATGAAGCTCGTAGATGGCAAGACCGTGGAACGCACCCGAATCAGCCGTGATACCTACCGTGCTCAGCAGCGTATTGTGGCTGTTCACAGCGGAAGCACATCACCTGAGCCGCAGACACGCGAACCGCAAGAGCCTATTGTAGAAGACGGCATAAGTGAATAA